Within Caproicibacterium argilliputei, the genomic segment GTGACCTGCTCAATCTCTGCGGCCTGCTGCTGTGATGCAGTGGAAATTTGCCGAACGCCGCCGGAAACTTCCTGTACGCTTTCATCCACCGCGGCAAGCGCCTGTGCGGTTTGTTCTGCAATCTTGGAGCCATCACCAATCTGCTGGATGGTGCTTTGAATCAATTCCGTAGTATTTTTGGCGGCTTGCGCACTCTTGCCTGCCAAATTGCGCACTTCGTCTGCCACAACAGCGAAGCCCTTGCCCGCCTCACCGGCGCGGGCTGCCTCTACAGCCGCATTCAGCGCAAGGATATTGGTCTGGAAAGCGATGGAATCAATGGTCTTGATAATGCTGCTGATCTGTTGAGAGGAAGTGTGGATGCGCTCCATTGCAGCAACCATTTCCTGCATACTGGCATTGCTGCGTTCCAGTTCTTCGCGGACGCGCTCCATGTTCTGATTAGCGTTCGCCGCATTCGCCGCATTTGCTTTCACATGACTGGAAATATCCGTAATGGTTGCGGAGAGTTCCTCCAGTGTACTGGCCTGCTCTGTGGCGCCCTGCGCCAGTGCCTGCGCGCCGCTTGCCACCTGGCCGGAACCACCCGCAACTTCGTCTGCAGAAACCGAAATTTCCGAAAAACGTCCGTTGAGAGCGTCCAGAATCTCCTGAAGTGCCTTTTTAATCGGTGCAAAATCGCCCAGATACTCCAGTTTGACCGAAGCGCACAAATCGCCCTCGGAAATTTTGCCAAGCACCTCGGAAATCTCCTGTATATACTTCCGCAGTCCTGCGGCAGTCCTTTGGGTCACCGAAGCAAGCTCGCCCAACTCATCCTGGGTGGTAACCCGGATGGCTGTATCCAGCTTGCCGCGCCCCATGTCCTGCGTCAGCGTGACAACGTCCCGAATCGGTGACAGAGACTTTCGCAGCAGGCGGACAATGAACACCGCCACGATGGCTGTACCCGCCGCGCCAAGCAGCGCGACCAGCAGTGTGGTAACCAAAACTTCTTGCAGCGCCTCACTGCGGTACACACTGAATGTGCTGGTCCACGAATTTTCCAGACCACTGATTTGCAGCAGCTTGGTCACGCGGTAAACCTGACTGTCCGCAACGCTGTCCGTATATTTCTTACCGGTTTTCGTCTTATCTGCCGTATCGTTTACGCAAATGGAATTGCCGGTCAGGATGTAGCTGTGGGCAGTCTGGAATTTGCCGACGTTATAGGTCAGCTGGTTCAGCGTACTGGTTTTGATGTCCGTATTGGCAACGCCCAAAAACTTGCCGCTCGCGTTCAGAATCGGATTGCTGATGGTTATCAGCCAGACTGTTTCACCGTTGGACAATTTATAGGAATATGGCTCGGTGATATGCGCCTTTTTCGTCTGCTTGGTGGTTGCATAGTAGTCCGCCTTTTCATAATCGCTGTAATCGTTGTTGACATCCATTTTTTTGGAGCTGCCGTCTTTGTATTCATAATAAGACAGACCGTTTGGAGTTTTTGCAAACATGGCGTTCGGCTCAAACGCCACATAGGCGGAAAAGATGCGGTCATCCTCCGAAAGCTTTTTGAGGCTGGCACGCAGCAGCGTGTCCTTTTTCTGGTCGTCCAGCACATCGATGCGCGAAACCTCATTTGCCAGGGAGCTGGACATGGTTTGCATGGCGTTTAAGTAGGTTGTAACCGTATATGCGTTATTTTCCGCAAGGTAGTCGATTTTTTCTTCCACAGACTGCTTCGTGGCGGCAGACTGCCGCACCGCCAGAACCGCGCACATGATAAACACGCACACCACCACTGCGGAAACCACCCGCAGTGGAATCTGAAACAGCAGGCTTTTGCGTCGGTTGTTTTGAGAACCCTTTTTCATATCCTTTCCCGCCCCTTTGCTCGCTCATTTTCCCGGTATCTGTACACTTTCATTTATAAAAATAGTAGCATTATCAGTATGAAAAGTCAATACATTTAGTGAGAATCTCATTTTTTATTTTACAATTTTCATTTAAAATTTACTTAATACGAATTTAATGCATAAAGTCAAACACTGCATCAGGACTCTGCTTTCCCGTCCCACAAAAATCCTCCTTTCCTCTAATTTTGACGGTACTTATCTTTGCGGTTCCAAAAGACAGGCAAAAGAATTTTTCTGGTTTTTCTTTCCGTAATTCTGCAAAAGAAAAAGGCGGGCACTGCGCCCGCCTTTTGTGTTTCCGCTGGATTATTCGGTTTTATCGGCTTGTGCGTCATCGTAGTCATTGGCGGCATGGAAGCGGTCAATCACCCAGAACGCCAGCCCCATGAGCATCGCCACGCACGCGCCCAGCGACATCCCGGACAGCTTCACTTGGTCCATCTGCACAAACGCGCCGGAAAGGCCGGTCACCAACACCACGCTGGTCATGGCAAGGTTGCGCGAGCGGCTGTAATCCACCTTCTGCTCCACCAGCAGCCGAATGCCGGAGGTGGCAATCATGCCGTACAGCAAAAAGCTGACGCCGCCCATGACCGGGTCGGGAATCTGCTGAATCAGCGCAGAAACTTTCCCGAAAAAGGCAATGACGATGGAAATGACCGCCGTGCCGCCGATGACCCACACGCTGTACACGCCGGTCATCGCCATGACGCCGATGTTTTCGCCGTAAGTCGTGGTGGGCACAGAGCCAACCAAACCGGAAAGCATGGTGGAAAGGCCATCGCCCATGAGGGTGCGGTGCAGACCGGGGTTTTTCACCAGGTCGCGGCCGACGATTTTGCCGGTGACCAGCTGATGCCCAATGTGCTCGGAAACCACCACCAGGGTGGCGGGCAGAATCACGGAAATCGCTTTCCAGTCAAACTTGGCAAGCTGAAACTGCGGCAGCTGGAAAAACGGCGCGGCGCTCACCACGTCCCACCGCACCATGCCCATGGCGGCGGAGGCAGCGTAGCCGACTGCGATGGCAATTAAAATTGGAATCACAGCAAGGAATTTTTTGAATAAAACGGAACCGAAAACTGCCACGCAGAGCGTCAGCAGGAACACGAACACCTGCCTGCCGTCAATCTGCTGGTACTGGTCGTGCAGCACCAGACCGCCCATCTGCGCGGCGTTGCCGGCAAGCTCCAGTCCGATGAGCATGATGACGGCGCCCATCGCGGCAGGCGGCAGAATGACATCAATCCACTTCGTGCCGCACAGCTTAATGACCAGAGCGACCACACAGAACAAAGCGCCGGTCACCACGAAGCCGCCCAGCGCGTAAGCATAGCCGAGTCCAGTGGCGGCAATGACCGCCTGTGCCGCAGCGATGTACGCGAAGCTGGAGCCTAAGTAAGCCGGTGCTTTTCCTTTTGTAGCGAGGATGTAAATCAGCGTGCCCACGCCGTTCATAAACAGAACAACCGCGGGGTTGATGCCCAACAGATTCGGAACCAAAACCGAAGCGCTGAACATCGCGAACAAATGCTGCAGACTAAGAGGAACAGCCTGGTGCAAAGGCGGCTTTTCCTCCACTTGAATCACGTGTTTTTTCATGCGGGTACCTACTCTCTTAAAATTCGGCAAATACAGACCATTTGCAATTATACCGCAGCGTCTGTTCAAATTCAACCGAAAAATACAGTTTCTTTCGGCAAGCGCACCGCCCGCGAAAAAAGCCGCCGGTCAGCCCTGCGTGTGCTCCTGTTCTGCCAAATCATTCAGATATACCCACCGGTCACTCTTCGCGTCCAGCTGCCGCCGGAGTTCCTCCAACTGCTGCGAAAGCTCCAACAGCTTTGCATAATCGCTTGCAGCGTCCTGCACTGCTTTTTCTTTCTGCCGCACCTTTTCCTCCAGCTCGGCGAGTTCGCCGTCGATGTGCTGCAGCTCATACTGTTCCCGAAAAGTCAGCTTCTGCAGTTTTGGCTGCGGCGCGGCGGGAGCCTTTTTTGGTTTGGGAGCCGCCGGTTTTTCCGGCGCGGCGGCGGGCCGCTGCTCCAGATAGTCCGCAAAGCCGCCGTTGTAGGGAACCACCGTGCCACCGTCAGTCACATCAAAAATGGTATGGACAACTTTGTCCAAAAAGTAGCGGTCATGCGACACAGCAAGCACCGCGCCGGAAAACGAGGAAAGGTAATCCTCCAAAATCGAAAGCGTTTCGATGTCTAAGTCGTTGGTGGGTTCGTCCAGCAGCAGGATGTTCGGCGCTTCAATCAGAACGCTGAGCAGGTACAGCCGCCGCCGCTCCCCGCCGCTGAGCCTGCCGATTTCCGTATACTGCAGTTCAGGCGGAAACAGGAAGCGTTCCAACATTTGCGCCGCGGAAAACGTACCCTCGGCAGTTTTGACCTCGCTCGCGATTTCGCTGATAAAATCGTAAACTCGCTTGGCAGGGTCAAGCTCGCGCCCCTCCTGCGTGAAGTAGCCGACTTTCACGGTTGTACCAATGGAAACGGTGCCTGTATCCGGCTGCACCGTGCCAGCAATCAGGTTCATCAGTGTGGACTTGCCCGCGCCGTTGCGGCCGATGATGCCAATGCGGTCGCTGCACTTAATCAGATAGGAAAAGTCACTGACCACGCACTTCCCGTCAAAGGACTTGGAAACACCGGAAAGCTCAATGAGCTTTTTGCCCAGCCTGCTGGACAGCGTCATCATCTGCACGCGCTCTTCCGCCACGGGAGCCTCCTGTGCCTGCACCGCGCTGTACTTTTCCATTCTGCCGCGGCTTTTGGTACCGCGCGCTTTGGCGCCGCGCATAATCCACTGGTACTCCCGGCGCAGAAACGCCTGCCGCTTGCGCTCGCTCGCCTGCGCCATGTCCTGCCGCTGCGCCCGCAGCTGCAGGTAGCGGGAATAGTTGGCTTCATACATATACAGGCTGCCGCGCGAAAGTTCTGTAATGCGGCTGACCACGCGCTCCAGAAAATAACGGTCATGCGTAACCATCAGCAAGCCGCCGGAAAAGCGGGTCAGGCGCTCCTCCAGCCAAAGAACCATCTCACTGTCCAGGTGGTTGGTTGGTTCGTCCAGAATCAGGATGTCCGCCGGACTGCTCAGCACGGCAGCCAGTGCCACGCGCTTGCGCTGACCGCCGGACAGCGTACCAACCTGCGCACCGAAATCCGCCATGCCCAGTTTGGTCAGCGCAGATTTGACTTCGTATTCGTTTCCCGCAGTGCCGCTGCGGGAGGCAGTCTGCAGCGCCTGCTCCAAAACCGTGCTGCGGTCGTTCATCTCCGGATTCTGCGGCAAAAAGGAAACACAGGCGCCGCGCTGCACGGAAACAGCGCCTGCGTCCGGCGGCTCGATGCCCGCCAGAATCTTCAGCAGGGTGCTTTTTCCGGTTCCGTTAAGACCGATGATGCCGATTTTATCTTTTTCATTTAAATAAAGGGAAGCGTCATTTAGAAGCTGCTTCGTTCCGTAGTTCTTGAAAAGATGCTCTGCAGACAGTAACATGAAATCTCCTTCCGAGCCCGCGTTTTCACCGGCGCAGGCCCGCCCGATTGGGGTTTGCGAAATACTTATTCTTTTTATTATAACAAGCCGCGCGCAGTTACACAACTTTTGCCTGCGGCGAGAAAAGACGACTTCCGCGAAAATTTACAAACTCTTCACAAAAAAGTGCCTCTGAAAATTGACAAACACAGCAAGTGTGCTATACTATTACAAAGGTGTAACGAATCGTTACAAGTTTGAAACGGTCTTATTCTTCGACATAAAAGTTTCGAAATAAACTGATGAAAAAGAAAATGATTTGACAAAAGAGGATACTATGGAATCAAAAACACTGGTAAAACGCATCTTAACCGGAACGCTGGCACTCGCCGTTGCTGCGTCGGCCTCTTTTCTCCCTGTTTCCGCAGCAGACAGCACCGACTCGATGAAGGCAAAGCAGTCTTCCCTGGCGGAACAGCAGAAGCAGAATGACAGCGATCTGGCAGCGCTGCGGCAAAACAAATCCGAAAAAACCGCTTATGCGGCCGCCCTGCAGGCGCAGCTGGACACCATTGAAGAGCAGGTCAACAATTACAATAACCAGATTACGGATCTGGATCTGCA encodes:
- a CDS encoding ABC-F family ATP-binding cassette domain-containing protein — translated: MLLSAEHLFKNYGTKQLLNDASLYLNEKDKIGIIGLNGTGKSTLLKILAGIEPPDAGAVSVQRGACVSFLPQNPEMNDRSTVLEQALQTASRSGTAGNEYEVKSALTKLGMADFGAQVGTLSGGQRKRVALAAVLSSPADILILDEPTNHLDSEMVLWLEERLTRFSGGLLMVTHDRYFLERVVSRITELSRGSLYMYEANYSRYLQLRAQRQDMAQASERKRQAFLRREYQWIMRGAKARGTKSRGRMEKYSAVQAQEAPVAEERVQMMTLSSRLGKKLIELSGVSKSFDGKCVVSDFSYLIKCSDRIGIIGRNGAGKSTLMNLIAGTVQPDTGTVSIGTTVKVGYFTQEGRELDPAKRVYDFISEIASEVKTAEGTFSAAQMLERFLFPPELQYTEIGRLSGGERRRLYLLSVLIEAPNILLLDEPTNDLDIETLSILEDYLSSFSGAVLAVSHDRYFLDKVVHTIFDVTDGGTVVPYNGGFADYLEQRPAAAPEKPAAPKPKKAPAAPQPKLQKLTFREQYELQHIDGELAELEEKVRQKEKAVQDAASDYAKLLELSQQLEELRRQLDAKSDRWVYLNDLAEQEHTQG
- the uraA gene encoding uracil permease yields the protein MKKHVIQVEEKPPLHQAVPLSLQHLFAMFSASVLVPNLLGINPAVVLFMNGVGTLIYILATKGKAPAYLGSSFAYIAAAQAVIAATGLGYAYALGGFVVTGALFCVVALVIKLCGTKWIDVILPPAAMGAVIMLIGLELAGNAAQMGGLVLHDQYQQIDGRQVFVFLLTLCVAVFGSVLFKKFLAVIPILIAIAVGYAASAAMGMVRWDVVSAAPFFQLPQFQLAKFDWKAISVILPATLVVVSEHIGHQLVTGKIVGRDLVKNPGLHRTLMGDGLSTMLSGLVGSVPTTTYGENIGVMAMTGVYSVWVIGGTAVISIVIAFFGKVSALIQQIPDPVMGGVSFLLYGMIATSGIRLLVEQKVDYSRSRNLAMTSVVLVTGLSGAFVQMDQVKLSGMSLGACVAMLMGLAFWVIDRFHAANDYDDAQADKTE
- a CDS encoding methyl-accepting chemotaxis protein, with the protein product MKKGSQNNRRKSLLFQIPLRVVSAVVVCVFIMCAVLAVRQSAATKQSVEEKIDYLAENNAYTVTTYLNAMQTMSSSLANEVSRIDVLDDQKKDTLLRASLKKLSEDDRIFSAYVAFEPNAMFAKTPNGLSYYEYKDGSSKKMDVNNDYSDYEKADYYATTKQTKKAHITEPYSYKLSNGETVWLITISNPILNASGKFLGVANTDIKTSTLNQLTYNVGKFQTAHSYILTGNSICVNDTADKTKTGKKYTDSVADSQVYRVTKLLQISGLENSWTSTFSVYRSEALQEVLVTTLLVALLGAAGTAIVAVFIVRLLRKSLSPIRDVVTLTQDMGRGKLDTAIRVTTQDELGELASVTQRTAAGLRKYIQEISEVLGKISEGDLCASVKLEYLGDFAPIKKALQEILDALNGRFSEISVSADEVAGGSGQVASGAQALAQGATEQASTLEELSATITDISSHVKANAANAANANQNMERVREELERSNASMQEMVAAMERIHTSSQQISSIIKTIDSIAFQTNILALNAAVEAARAGEAGKGFAVVADEVRNLAGKSAQAAKNTTELIQSTIQQIGDGSKIAEQTAQALAAVDESVQEVSGGVRQISTASQQQAAEIEQVTTGVEQVSAVVQTNSATAEESSAASEELSGQAQMLKSIVSKFHLREQTAEAQPSQMPQAAAPQVDFNQPDRTDKY